A genome region from Primulina eburnea isolate SZY01 chromosome 9, ASM2296580v1, whole genome shotgun sequence includes the following:
- the LOC140841335 gene encoding large ribosomal subunit protein eL14z-like: MPFKRYVEIGRVALVNYGKEYGRLVVIVDVIDQNRALVDSLDTIRSQMNFKWLSLTDIKIDIKRVPKKKTLIAAMEAADVKGKWEKSSWGRKLIVQKRRASLNDFERFKLMLAKIKRAGVVRQELAKLKKESAA, translated from the exons ATG CCGTTCAAAAGATACGTGGAGATTGGAAGAGTAGCACTCGTGAATTACGGGAAGGAATATGGCAGGCTTGTCGTCATTGTTGACGTCATCGACCAGAACCGA GCGCTTGTGGATTCCCTTGATACAATAAGAAGCCAAATGAATTTCAAGTGGTTATCTCTCACTGATATTAAGATTGACATCAAAAGAGTTCCTAAGAAGAAGACCCTTATTGCTGCAATGGAAGCTGCTG ATGTGAAGGGGAAATGGGAAAAGAGTTCCTGGGGGAGAAAGTTGATAGTACAAAAGAGAAGGGCATCCTTGAACGATTTTGAGAGATTCAAATTAATGTTGGCCAAAATCAAG AGAGCTGGAGTAGTAAGGCAAGAGCTTGCAAAGCTTAAAAAAGAGAGTGCGGCTTAA